CTAAATTTGGTCAACCATCGTTCAAACTGTTGACTCGGTCTTGATCACTGGGCTCATGAAGACGTGCCGACATGTCCAGAGATGTTCTGCTCTGTGGGACTGATCTGCTCTGCCTGAACGTTTCAGGGAGCTGGGACAGCAGACGATGTTCTCATCGAGATCTTTGCCTCCAGGTCCACCGAACAAATCAGAGCTCTCACTGACGTCTACCTTCAAGGTGAGGCCGTGTTCCTGTTATTAAAGTCTCAATGATTTGATTATTGATCATGTGGTTTCTGCTTTATTTCTAATATCCTGAAGTTTGGGTTTTTCATGGCTCAGCTCTGTTATTACTCAggttaaacattaaatatagtTATTACAGATTAACTTTAGAAAGGAccgtggttttgctgacctccatggcccccagcTTAACTGGGCTCCAGAAACCTCTCTCCTCTATCTTATAAGCGGTCCATGcattaaataatgttttaaatctgGGTCCAGATTTCTTTCCAAAGATCTGGCTGAGGGTCCTGAGGTGAGACCAGCAGAGAATCACTGACTTAAATCTTGTTTTTCTGGTGTTTGGACTGATGAATTTAAACTCTGACGTTGTCATGGGTTTTGGCGTTTTCCTCCtcagaaacagagaagaaggTCACCCTTGACCTGAAGTCAGAAGTTTCTGGAGACTTTGGGGACGCTCTGCTCCTCCTGGCTGAAGtcagtaaaatatatttattaattttatcatTGCTCAATGTCTCACTGATGTAAGTCTGATTCATTTCTAGGGTAAGAGAGACGACAGCACCACTGTGGACATGGAGAAGGCCAGAGAGGACGCCAAGGTGCAACGCCATGATCAGTCtaagaaaatgtctttaaatatgTGAAATGTGCCTTTATGTTTATGATGTTCCTGACAGTTTTATCGTCTTTATGCAGGCGCTGTACGACGCCGGGGAGAAGAAGTGGGGAACTGATGAGGCTAAATTTGTAGAAATCCTCTGCACGAGGAGCATCCCTCAGCTCAGGCAGAGTACGCCCTCACTGATCCGTTCAGACAACATTCATGAGAGGAAAAGATGCTTTATATTCTGCTTGGAGCCCTAAAAACCCTAAGAATGGGCCCCacaaaacccagagaatagacccctAAAAACCCAAATAATGGGCCCCACAAATCCCAGAGAATAGGCCTCTAAAAACCCCAAGAATAGGCtcctataaacccagagaattaacccttaaaaacccagagaatgggccctaaaaacccagataatgggtcctaagaaaacccagagaatgggtcctaagaaaacccagagaatgggccctaaaaacccagataatgggtcctaagaaaacccagagaatgggtcctaagaaaacccagagaatgggccctaaaaacccagagaatgtcccctaagaaaacccagagaattaccccttaaaaacccagagaattaacccttaaaaacccagagaatgggcctaAAATGTtattatatttgtttttattctggtATTACATGGAGGAATCCAGTCTCATGTCTGGCTCTGTTGTAGCTCTGGTGGAGTTTAAGAACATCagtgggaaaactctgcagcagagcATCGAGGGAGAAATGTCCGGAGACATTAAGGAGCTGCTGGTGGCTGTAGGTGAGTCCTAACAGCTTTATCAATAATGTTATCAATAAAGTGATTAATGTTAATAAAGGCCATTAGATTTACTAACAAACAGAGCCTTCTAAACCATTCTCAGATGTTCTGTTAGGTCTAGACCATGCTGTAGTGCAGCCTGGGTTTAAATCTGACCCCAGGCTCCTTTCCCCCCCGCCCCCTGAGTTCCTACTGTCCCGTCCCCTACATAGAGACAGGAGGCTACAATAATCCTTAAATGAATGACAGCGCTGATGTTTGTGTTCTCTGCAGTGAAATGTGTGAAGAGCGTCCCGGCGTACTTCGCAGAGCGTCTCTATCAGACCATGAAGGTAAATCCATGCTGCAGCTGTTCAAACGTGTTTATTTAGAGAGAGAACAGCCCATAATATGAGCCTGATCAGCAGAGAAGAGATTCAGAGTTATTCAGGAGCTCCAAACCAGAGTCAGAAGGTTCAAACGGGGCATTTATACTCAGATTTGCACTGGTAAACCCTTCATTCTTCTGCGTGTGTACTGGTGTATAATGGGTTCTTGTTAGTGTATAATAACATGACTGAATGTGTTTTAGGGCGGGGGCACAGACGAGCGGACCCTGAACAGGATCATGGTCAGTCGCTCTGAGATCGACCTTCTCGACATCCGAGCTGAGTTTAAGAAGCTGTGCGAGTACTCGCTGCACTCGGCCATCGAGGTGAGCAGAAAACtttaattatgactttaaatgaagagtgtatttatatttaatctgtTTAAATCAAACCCCAGCTGCTTTCTCTGCTCCTATTAAAGTCTTTAACAGACAGTCATGCTCTCTGTGAAGCTGTTTAACTGAATCCCTGCTGTGATAATAAGGTTCTCAGTGAAacactcatcatcatcatcatcatcgtttCACTGCTTTATCTGAGAGCAGGATCAGTGATCTGGAGTCAGATATGACTAGAAACATGAATTCACCTCTGACATCCTTTATCTCTGTCTGTAATGTGAATTATTaccattaaataaaaacacagagataaTCAGATAAAGTCATTAAAGCGcctgacataaataaataaataaaataatctgaCAAAGATGGATGAAAATCTCAGCTATGGCcgttttttataaaaacatcacaaaataaatgataataaaaattacagaaataaacaaTAGTTAGTCAAACATGGGTAACTGCTGTGGGATCTGTCGCTGACAgacctttttttgctttttatggcTGTTGAAGTGAATTTTTCTCAGCTTCCTCTCAAATTTGTGAAGATTTACTTTTAGAGTAAACGATCACGCTGCAgctcaaaacacacaaaaaaaaggttttataaatgtaacatttagtgggtttgtttattttctttgtgttttgtttgattgttttactgtcttattgtgtttgttttatttgctttttttttgttgcactgattttttatttgttcttgtttattttattgttttgtttttgtttaattttttaatgttttatttgtttttgtttgttttttatttgtttttgtttgtttattgttttgtttgtttttgttttgttttatttgttgtttgttttatttgtttttgtttgttttattgttttatttgtgttaattgttttatttgtttttattttttttattgttttatttgtttttgtttgttttaattgtttttgtttgttttattgttttatttttcatttgtgtttatagttttgtttttgtttattgttttatttgtttttgtttgttttattgtttttgttttattgtttatttttattgtctcCCGGTCACGTGGCTGTGGTTGTCTTTTCCAGTCCGATCTGTCGGGGGAGCTCTGTGAGGCGGTGAAGGCCATCTGTGGAGGAGACGACTAACACACCTAAACTTTACCTGAAGCCTCTCAGCCACCTGATCCTGATTTAACCCCTCTTTtcctcactttctctctctgctgctgtaactTTATTGATCATTTACTCACCAATAACTTGATCAGAGTCTCTGCTAGTCTTTTTTGTCTCTGGCCAAAGTGTCCGGCAGTCCTTAAGaattttatccttttaaaaataaccACCAGACATTAAATCTAGGTAGCCCTGTGACCCATAACCTGCATTCAACAGTAAACTCTGACACAGCTGGAGGTCTGTGCTGAAACACGTTTTTATTTCTGACTCAAGACTGGGACAGCAGAAACCGAGCCAACCGTAAATGATGTTATCCTGTCATTACAGCCTGGTAGACACAGAGATCACATGACCAGACCTTAGAAATGATGCAGACAGACTTTCTTTTATCTgtctgtgcagctttttaaacaaactaatgaaagcTGAGGGCTTTtcctttcacacatgcagtcagCTGAAAACTATATTTCTATATTCAAACATATAACAGCCCTTAGCTTCAcattacaatgttacaatgttacaatgtcatttagcagacgcttttctccaaagcgacgtacatttgagagcaagaacaacacaagcaatgatctagacaagaagaaacaacatcagtaagtgccatcaagtgcttcaggttcaattggacgcaagtgctgccgtgtagagtttaaggcagagtacctaaaatatacgttgtttatgtagtttttttttttttttttttttgttattagacagcaacaatgaatcaaggaaaatgtgggatcactaatcgccattcattagacttcacaacaactatttaccaagtaccaagtgctggatcattcccaaagagctgggcaaagaaatcccagaagtagagcaggacagtgcgagctaactatagttgggaaactcattcaaccaccgtggacagcagtggagaatagtctggctgagactcaatctactactggggacaacagtagagaattgcctagctaagtgcaaagtgttctctgaagagctgggtctttagccttctcttgaaagtagacagggagtctgtagatcgaatggagttgggtaattcattccaccatttagggacaacagaggaaaagagtcgagctagtgacttaggagcatgatgtgctggaagtaccaggcgcctttcgctggctgagcgtagtgggcgagaaggggtgtagacctggatgagggactccaggtaaacaggagcagttttagttactgctttgtaagcaatgattagagttttgaatttaatgcgagctgcaactggaagccagtgtagagagattaaaagaggcgtgacatgagctctcttgggttggttgaagaccagacgtgctgctgcgttctggatcaactgcagaggtataactgtgcatgcagttACATTAGTTATAAGTTAGCACTTTAGCACATTAGCTGATACCATAATTTAGCAGCTGataacagccaaataccatcctctgaattaaaatgaaaactgagtcttaccatcagttGTCCCATATTAATCCTcatactgatgatctcaactgtaacctctgctaaaacaGTAAATCCATCCATCGTGGTTTATTTGGAATAGtcctgaagaaagacaaaaccttCCACTGTGGGTAGTTTAGTCCCGTCTTCCTCTCATTCATGGATGTTCACTGCTGCCGCTGATTGGCCGGGACGCCCAAGCATGAACACCCGGCTTCAGGGAAGTGAAACAGTGCTCTCGCCATTGGCCCACTGTAACTTtctttgagtttatattaaagaCTTCTTAACAGTATAACTTCTAGGTACCACATTATATAACATGTTAAAATTCACTTTTTACTTATTTGGTAATTggcatattttcacatttttgccattatatttttatctgctggacATTAGGCTGTGAAACCGCCAAAGACTGGGAAATaccggctaacggaaactctGACCTCTATAACAAACTAATGACCTTTCCTCTTTCTTTAAACACAGCAATATTCTGAAACATCTGAAGACCATCAGATCAATATAAACATGATGgaaagatgaaatgttttgatgttAACTCCTTTAATGTGTTTGAATCCAACAAGCTATTGTCGTATTGATGAAAAGTAAAAttctgctgtaaacttgtttgtgtttcagtCGGACTGTGGAGGAGATTATAGAAAGACTCTGCTAAAGATCTGTGGAGGAGACGATGATTAACGCCACGCTCACTATTTTATGTCTTCATTATTTTACTCTTTGTTAGCTGGTTACTCACTCCAATACTCGACTAAAGCACCGTTAATATAAAAATACTGTTTAAGGGACCACAGCGCTCCTTCAGGGATCCTGATACGTCTCTGAAAGAAAGGGgagttaaactctgactttacagAATTTATTAGAGTATTAGgggcatccatccatccatccaacatccatccatccaacatccatccattcaacaAACATCCATTCaacaaacatccatccatccaacatccatccatctgacatccatccatccatccatccaatcatccaacatccatccattcaacaaacatccatccatccatccaacatccatccatctgacatccatccatccgatcatctatccatccatccatctaacatcatccatccaacatccatccattcacccatccatccatccatccaacatccaatATCAGACATCCATCattccatcatccatccatccaacatccaacaTCCAACCATCTCACTGAGTGCTATCCAGAATTCAGTGGAGGGTTGCTTTCAGCCTTCTCTGACTTCCTGAATGTGTTCGACACGATGACatgccctctggaggatcctggaGCTCTGCAGGATCCCACATTCACTCATCCACCACAGATTCTGGTCCAGAGCGTGCTGTGAGGTGTGGTGCTCCATCTCTCACATCTTCCCACTGGATGCTGGTGTGTTGTagtgaactttaaaaaaaggtttaacattttttcttttggtttaatTTCCTCTTTCTACTTTAGTAAAGTATTTGAGTGAGTCTACTATCAAGGACTTTTTCAACCAAACTaactaaatatatatttatacaaaACTCTGAGAAAAAATGTCCTAAACCtgctttacatttatttattcaaattgaaatagtttgttttattttcagttttaggcACTAAGATCAATGTtattattaatgataataagACTACTGACCTCTGTATGTTAGAAATAATCACTAGCCCTCTCTGAAATCTTTCTTTTTCAACCTGTTCATCTGTTTAGTTGCTTTTACCCTGCTAATAGTCAGAAATAATAAAaccttttaaatatttgaccttggtattgtttttttccacatcatttaaaagagagaaataaagttCAACTGTTGAGTAAATGAGCTTTAGAGTCCCTAAAAGGTGAGGATGTCTCCCCTCTGAGTATTACTGACCAACGACActgtccagtgtcggtgtgtttTACTCCACTCCATCTGAAGCTTGGCGTTGGACTtgttgatgtgaggcttgcatgcagctgttaccatggaaaccattcatgaagctcctgcttcagtttcagtgtttacattaatgtctGTGGAAGTTAGGAACTCTTCAGTGctggaatcagcagagacttggagactttt
The Cheilinus undulatus linkage group 5, ASM1832078v1, whole genome shotgun sequence DNA segment above includes these coding regions:
- the anxa3a gene encoding annexin A3a isoform X2, with product MSSIWEDLDDLVNKSSSFSVKGGERGTIKPRANFDAGDDAVALRKAIEGLGTKEKTLVDILTHRCSAQRQLICEAYQDATGRALVDDLRGDTGGDFQDLLVALVTPPAVYDCHEVMKAMKGAGTADDVLIEIFASRSTEQIRALTDVYLQETEKKVTLDLKSEVSGDFGDALLLLAEGKRDDSTTVDMEKAREDAKALYDAGEKKWGTDEAKFVEILCTRSIPQLRQTLVEFKNISGKTLQQSIEGEMSGDIKELLVAVVKCVKSVPAYFAERLYQTMKGGGTDERTLNRIMVSRSEIDLLDIRAEFKKLCEYSLHSAIESDLSGELCEAVKAICGGDD
- the anxa3a gene encoding annexin A3a isoform X1, with the translated sequence MSSIWEDLDDLVNKSSSFSVKGGERGTIKPRANFDAGDDAVALRKAIEGLGTKEKTLVDILTHRCSAQRQLICEAYQDATGRALVDDLRGDTGGDFQDLLVALVTPPAVYDCHEVMKAMKGAGTADDVLIEIFASRSTEQIRALTDVYLQETEKKVTLDLKSEVSGDFGDALLLLAEGKRDDSTTVDMEKAREDAKALYDAGEKKWGTDEAKFVEILCTRSIPQLRQTLVEFKNISGKTLQQSIEGEMSGDIKELLVAVVKCVKSVPAYFAERLYQTMKGGGTDERTLNRIMVSRSEIDLLDIRAEFKKLCEYSLHSAIESDCGGDYRKTLLKICGGDDD